CGACGTGACCGGACCGGAGTATCCGATGCGGTACCTGCGCCGGGCACGCGCGACCTTCGAAATGTGGATCGACGCCACGTGCACGATCTCGCGGCGCTGGGGCGTCAAGGAGGTTCCGGTAACGGTCCTCCTCGACGAGGAAGGCTGCATTCTGCTCCTGGGGACCGCGCTGGACCGGCCGCTTCTGGCCCGCGTGGAGGAGCTTCTGGCCCGACCCGCGGCGCGGCGCGGAGTTCCCGAGCCCAGGGTGGATACGAAGAACACCCGCATCGAAATCCTCATGCAGTCCTGCACGAACTTTCTGAGCCGGAAGCGGACGGCGGATGCGGCCGCTTCGCTTCGGAAAGCGCTCGCGGTCGATC
The Planctomycetota bacterium DNA segment above includes these coding regions:
- a CDS encoding TlpA disulfide reductase family protein, which codes for MSLPWKVGDKLPDARLGTMGGTSCALRDFRGRKALVYVWASWSDSREALPLLEEFHGKHPETAAISIACDVTGPEYPMRYLRRARATFEMWIDATCTISRRWGVKEVPVTVLLDEEGCILLLGTALDRPLLARVEELLARPAARRGVPEPRVDTKNTRIEILMQSCTNFLSRKRTADAAASLRKALAVDPENKLIAPQVLVLTNPEKFYEGAIDHAWLAAQPPVTPLA